TCTTCTCCACCAATAATAAGTGGAACTTCTATTTGTTTTGATTTTAATTCAGCTAATTTTTTCTTTAATTCTTCTCTTTCTGGGCTGCCCGGTTTGTATGATTTTACGGGTTCATTTACTGGTTGTGGAACTTTGAAATATGCGTTTGACATTTGACATCCTAAAAATTAAAAATTGTAGTTGAAAAATTAAGGTTTTTGGGCGGGATTATCAATTTGGGTTGAATGCAAAATAGGATGTAAAAAAGGGATATTTATGGCAAGTCACGGACCATTCTGTGACTTTGCTAACTATTTGTAACGGTGCGACCTGATAACCTTTAAATATTATTTCTGATTTCAGAAATGTTCCCCTTTAATAAAGGGGGAAGCGGCGAAGCCGAGGGGGATTCAACTTACTGAGTACTCAAATCTTATTTTTAGTACAAACAAATCCCTCTGTCGCTATCGCGAAATCTCCCTTTACTAAAGGGAGACTTTATATAAGGTTCATTTCGTTCGGGTACTCCCTTTACTAAATAGAGAATTATTGAAAACTTCACTTTGTTAGGCTGCTCAATTTAATTAAGGGAGACATATTTGAAGATCTTTATGGATATAATTCCACTAGTTTCATTTTTAACATTTTTCCTTTTGCTCTTAAATTTTTTGATGCTATTTTTAGTCAATTATTATTGGTTGTCACGCAAAATTCCGTTACAACTTGTATAAAGACAAAGCTAACTTAAACTAAATAACGGTTTTCAGGGGAAGAAATCCGACATTTAAAGGAGAGAAGTAAAAATATGGCTCAGTTAAATTACTTAACCACTGTTCCCCGTCTCTATCAGCATCTTACCGAAGAATATAGCAAAGAAACAAATAATTTTGTCTTAAAACATAAAGTTGCAGGTAAATATGTTGGTATAACATACGATCAGCTAAAAGAAGAAACTGATGCTTTTGCTTTTGGTTTAGCTTCATTAGGAATTAAAAAAGACGATAAGATTGCAATCATAGCAGAAAACCGTCCGGAATGGGTTTACAGCGATTTTGCGATTTTAAGTTTGGGCGCTATTGATGTTCCGCTTTATCCATCGCTTACTTCTGAATCCGTGGAATTTATTTTAAATAATTCTGAATCAAAAGTCATAATTGTTTCAACCAAATTCCAGCTTAATAAAGTGATGAAGATTAGAGACAAATGTAAAACTTTAAAGTACATCATCTTATTAAATGAAAAAGATGTTGATGATAAAATTAAAGATCTGTTATCGTTCAGCAAAGTTCAGGAGTTAGGAAAAACTTTTAGTAAAGCGCATACATCACTTCTAAAAGATAGTCTTTCCATAATAAAACCGGATGATATTTGTACAATAATTTATACTTCAGGCACAACGGGTGAACCGAAAGGCGTAGTTTTAACTCATCGCAATATTCTTTCTAACGTTCAGGCTGCATTGGATTGCTTTCCGATTGGAAGTACTGATGTTTTCTTATCTTTCTTACCTTTGTGTCATATCTTTGAAAGAATGGCTGGCTATTACACTGCTTTTGCAGCAAAGTGTACAGTCTGTTATGCGGAAAGCATTGAGACTGTAGCACAGAATCTTGTTGATATTAAACCTACAATTATGACAAGTGTGCCTCGTTTGTTTGAAAGAATTCACTCCAAGATTATTAAAAATGTTGATAGCCAGCCTTTAAAGAAACAAAAAATATTCTATTGGGCTATGGATGTAGGTGTTAGATTTAATGAAGCAAAAAAGAATGGTAATATTTCAGTTGCACTTTCCTTAAAACATAAACTTGCAGATAAACTTGTTTACGGTAAATTAAGAGAAAAAACCGGCGGCAATTTAAGATTCTTTATTTCCGGTGGTGCAGCTCTTCCTCTGTATTTAGGTAAGTTTTTTGAAGCCATAGGAATCATTATAGTAGAAGGTTACGGTTTAACAGAATCTTCACCTGTAATTTGTGCAAACAGAGTAGATGATT
The window above is part of the Ignavibacteriales bacterium genome. Proteins encoded here:
- a CDS encoding long-chain fatty acid--CoA ligase, yielding MAQLNYLTTVPRLYQHLTEEYSKETNNFVLKHKVAGKYVGITYDQLKEETDAFAFGLASLGIKKDDKIAIIAENRPEWVYSDFAILSLGAIDVPLYPSLTSESVEFILNNSESKVIIVSTKFQLNKVMKIRDKCKTLKYIILLNEKDVDDKIKDLLSFSKVQELGKTFSKAHTSLLKDSLSIIKPDDICTIIYTSGTTGEPKGVVLTHRNILSNVQAALDCFPIGSTDVFLSFLPLCHIFERMAGYYTAFAAKCTVCYAESIETVAQNLVDIKPTIMTSVPRLFERIHSKIIKNVDSQPLKKQKIFYWAMDVGVRFNEAKKNGNISVALSLKHKLADKLVYGKLREKTGGNLRFFISGGAALPLYLGKFFEAIGIIIVEGYGLTESSPVICANRVDDYKFGSVGKPFPGVEIKIASDGEILAKGPNIMQGYFKNKKETEATIKDGWLYTGDIGVFDPNGFLMITDRKKHLFKTSAGKYIAPNPIESMFLASKYIDQFVLIGDRRMFLTALIVPDFEAVKEYADTHKIPYDKVEDLIRDEQIYKMLDKEMDQFQKKLANFEKVRKYVLLDRPFTIESGEITPSLKIKRKYVEERYQDLIEQMYQSLDRSVPIN